The Candidatus Synechococcus calcipolaris G9 DNA window GTTAGCCATTCAGGGCATTGTCCGTACAGAACTCCAGGCGATCGTGACATTGGGGGGCATTTTGGGGTTTTTGATTGGTTTGGGGCAGGCGGGATTTTTATACTGGCAAACCCGCTAAATCCCTTAAATGGCCTGGATCCACTCCAGGATTTGATAGGATGTCCAAATCCCATTTTGCCAATAGGGGTCTCCCTCAATTAGGGTATGTACGTCGTCTTCACTGCTGGCATCATAGATGGCAAAAAATTGCTTTAAGTCTTTGGTGGGGCCAATGGTAACAAGAACCCCGTCTTCTTTTTGTTGCTTAAGCCGATCTAAATGGGCCTGGCGATGGGGGCCACGCTTCTCTAGAACCTCAGCACAATAGTCGCCCGTTACGATGAATTTAGTCATAGACTATTTTCCTTGTTTGCTTATTTACCTTTGTTTACTGAAAGAATCCCATGTATACCAGTATCTAACCCTTGGAGTAGTTGGTTAACGGCTCTTTAATCCAACGAATATAGAGGTGCTTAAAGGTGGATTTGAGAACCCGAGGGGCACCAAAATCAATGGGCATCATCGTGGTCGGTAGTTTCCAATCACTGATGGCGAGTTCCTCTGGGCGCAGAAGGGGAAAGTCAATATCGGCAAACTCGGGGCCAATGCCCAATACCTTTGCTGCCCGCAGGGTCGGAATCTGATCGGGATTCACTTGCAGAATCGCGGAGATCGCCTGATCGAGGGCAAAGACATCGGGGCTGGCGGCCAAAAGATTAAGGGGGCGGGGCGTGCCACCACTGGGGCCATTACCTTCATGGCCGATGATTCCATCCATAATTGTTAAATTGGGACTGATCGCCCGGGCTGTTTCCACTAGCATTCGCCCAAAGCGATCGCTATCTTTTCCCGCTTCCATGTGCCACCAGGCCTTCATCTTGCCCGGGACACAACCAAACAGATTTTTCACCCCCATGGTGAGGGTTAACTGGACGTGGGATTTTACCTTGGGTAGGTTAATCACGACATCGGCGGCCATGGCTTCCTTGGATAGGCGTAAATGATTAAATTCCTGGCTCACGGTTTCGTAGCGTTCCCCATGGAACTCAATCACAGGCAGGTCTAAGTCCTGGATCAGGGGTAAATAGCCATTGGCCCGCGCCACTCCTAAGGCCGTACCGAAAGCCGGCCCATCCCCTAAAAAAGGTTCACCCCCCACATCCTTGACCATTTTAGCCACGGCATAGACCAATTCGGGGCGAGTTACACATTCTTTGCCGGGCCTAGCACCCGTCAATAGGTTGGGTTTTAATAAAACCCGATCGCCCGGTTTTACAATGGCTGCCATCCCCCCTAGGGGTTCCAATAGTTTCCCTAGGGTAGGCTGGAGGATCTCTTGGCCATAGGTTGTGGCACGGAGAAGACTGACGGAGGACATGGCAGAACGACTCAATTCAACATAGAGAAATTGTGACACAATCCCACCATGGATGTTCTTAGGATCACCCATCTCTATCTCTTCCCCGGGCCTCTGTCCTGGGGCTACGCGAGATCAAAGCGATCTAGGTTCATCACCTTGTCCCAGGCCGCCACAAAGTCGCGCACAAATTTGGGTTGGGAGTCTTCACAACCGTAGACCTCGGCCAAGGCACGGAGTTGGGAGTTAGAACCAAAGATCAGATCCACACGGGTTCCCGTCCACTTGAGTTCGCCAGTTTTGCGATCGCGCCCCTCGAAAAGGTCTTGGGCCTCAGAGGTGGCTTTCCAAGTCGTGCCCAAGTCGAGCAGGTTCACAAAAAAGTCATTGGTCAAGGTTTCCGGGCGTGTGGTGAAAACACCGTGCTGGGTTCCATCGGCGTTGGTCTTTAGAACCCGCAGGCCACCCACTAGCACCGTCATTTCTGGAGCCGTAAGGGTCAACAACTGGGCCCGATCCACCAGTAGCTCTTCTGCCGATAGGGAATGGCTGCCCTGGAGATAGTTACGGAATCCGTCCGCCTTGGGTTCGAGGGGGGCAAAGGACTCCCCATCGGTTTGCTCCTGGGTGGCATCCGCTCGGCCGGGCTTAAAGGGCACGGTAATCTCATAGCCAGCGTTTTTGGCCGCTTGCTCAACTCCGGCACAGCCTGCCAACACAATCAAATCAGCAAGGGAAACCCGCTTATTACTGGCCTGAGATTTGCCGAGCAGTCCCCCCAGCAGACCGCCACCACCGGACTGAGATTTATTGAACTCCTGTTGGATTCCCTCCAGGGTTTGCAGCACCGTTGCCAATTGGGCCGGCTGATTCACCTGCCAATCCTTCTGGGGAGCGAGTCGAATCCGGGCCCCGTTGGCTCCACCCCGCATGTCGGAGCCACGAAAGGTGGCGGCGGAAGCCCAGGCCGTTGAGACCAGTTGGGATACTGATAGTCCCGAAGCCAAAATTTTAGCCTTGAGGGCGGCAATATCCTGCTCACCAATCAGGTCATGGGTGACAGCAGGAATGGGATCTTGCCAGATAAAGTCTTCCAGGGGTACTTCTGGCCCAAGGTATCGCGATCGCGGCCCCATATCACGATGGGTGAGTTTGAACCAGGCCCGGGCAAAGGCCACTTCAAGCTCCTCAGGATGATCTAGGAAGCGGCGGGAGATCGGCTCATAGATGGGATCCATCTTCATGGCCATATCTGCTGTGGTCATAATGGGGGCATGACGCTTGGAGGGATCGTGGGCATCGGGCACTGTATCCGCACCAGCTCCGTCCTTGGGGGCCCACTGATGGGCACCTGCCGGACTTTTCACCAGTTCCCATTCATACCCGAACAGATTTTCCAGGTAATTGTTGTCCCATTGCACCGGGTTGGTGGTCCAAGCCCCCTCGATGCCGCTGGTCGTAGTATGGGCACCAATCCCCGTACCAAAACTGTTTTTCCACCCTAGACCCTGCTCCTCAATGCTGGCTCCCTCGGGTTCGGGGCCCACCAAGGCCGCATCCCCCGCACCATGACATTTGCCGAAGGTATGGCCCCCTACGGTCAGGGCAACGGTTTCTTCGTCATTCATGGCCATTCGCCCGAAGGTTTCCCGAATATCTCGCCCGGCGGCCACTGGATCAGGAACACCGTTGGGCCCTTCCGGATTCACATAAATCAGTCCCATCTGCACCGCCCCTAGGGGATCTTCGAGATCGCGATCGCCGGTGTAGCGTTTATCTCCCAGCCATTCGCCTTCGGAACCCCAGTAGATGTCCTCCTCCGGCTCCCAAATATCGGCCCGTCCCCCGGCAAAGCCACAGGTTTTGAACCCCATGGACTCAAGGGCGCAGTTGCCCGCCAAAATTATCAGGTCAGCCCAGGAAATTTTCTCACCGTATTTCTGTTTGATCGGCCACAGCAGCATCCGCGCCTTGTCAAGATTGGCATTGTCGGGCCAACTATTGATGGGTGCAAACCGTTGATTACCGGTTCCACCCCCACCACGACCATCCCCAATGCGGTAGGTTCCGGCACTATGCCAGGCCATGCGGATAAAGAGGGGGCCGTAGTGGCCGTAGTCGGCGGGCCACCAGTCCTGGGACGTGGTCATCAATTCGAAAATGTCTGCTTTTAGGGCCGGGTAGTCCAGGCTTTTGAAAACATTAGCGTAATTGAACGCCTCCCCCATGGGATTGGATTTGGAAGAATGTTGGCGGAGTATCCCTAGGTTTAACTGATTGGGCCACCAGTCTCGGTTGGCAGTACCATGGCCAGCAGTAAATTTCTGAACGCCGCTCATAAAGGGGCATTTGCTTTCGCCACTCATCGTGTTCTCCTATTCAAGTTTGATCGGGCATTATGGAGAAGGAACGTTACGTTTTAATCTGTCAAATTAAGCTTTCACACTTTAGTTAATTTTCACATTAAGTTTCACGCTATTTTAAGCGTTTAACTGCCCCACACTTGTAGAGATAAATCCCCATCCTACCGTTGGGATCATTATACTGGATTACTGGATTGCGCCCCGATCGATTAAATCCCTACGAAGCGGTTAGGGCGGCTTTAAGCTGGCAGCAAAATTCCCGGATAGCAGGTAGTCCTTCGGCGGCTGGTTTTTCCCCTAGCCGTTTCACAAAGGCACTGCCGACAATGGCCGCATCGGCTCCCCAATCCCGCACCTGTTTAGCCTGTTCTGGGGAGGAAATACCAAAGCCAACCCCAATGGGTTTATCTGTCATCTGTCGCAATTGACGTAGCATTCCCTGAACACGGCTGGCCAATTCTTGGCGCATTCCGGTCACACCCGTGGTACTCACTAGGTAAATAAACCCCTGGCTGGCCCGGGCGATCGCCGCCATCCGTTCTGGGGAGGTGGTGGGTGCCACCAAAAGGGTGAGTTCTAGACCCAAATCCTGACTAATGGTCAGCACTGAATCTGCTTCCTCTAGGGGTAAATCGGGAATCACTAGGCCCTGAATACCGGCGGTGGCGGCTTGGCGTAAAAATGACTCAATGCCTCGATGGTAAACGGGATTGTAATAGGTAAATAAAATTAAGGGGGCTTGGGGGCGAAGCTCTTTTACCATCCCCAAAACCTGATCCAGACGAGTTCCCCGCTTCAGGGCCCGCGTGGCTGCCGCTTGAATGACGGGGCCATCCGCTAGGGGATCCGAGTAGGGAACACCCAATTCAATTATATCTGCCCCTGCTTTGTCTAGGGTTTCCAGGGCGGCGGCGGTGGTTGCCAAATCGGGATCCCCGGACGTTAGAAAGGGAATAAGGGCACATTGCCCTTGGGCGCGGAGGTGGGTAAAACAATCGGAAATACGGGCCATGGAGATCGGGGGGAGAGGAGCAAAGTTAGGGGATTAGGGATTATGACGACAGGATCGGTCATCACAAACTATTAACCAAGAACAGGGGCAAAAAAACACCGGATATTAAGCCATTCATGGCAAAAACTTAATGGGGGCTTAAGCTCAAGCCCCTACCCTTAAGGATAAGATGCCTTAATCTTTGTGAAGGCTCAAATTGTTGAATTGTAAACCATTGCCATGTTACAGCACTCCCGCCGCTGGTTAGTCCTTCTTTTAATTGGAATTTTTGCGACGATCACCGTGATCTTTCTGGCCAGTGAATCGGGCCAGTCCCTAGAAGTACAAATTCTCCATGCCTCAGATTTTGAAGCTGGGATTCCTGCCCTAGAGGATGCGGTCAATTTTTCGTCCGTACTCAATACCCTTAAGGCGGAGAAAACCGATCGCACGTTGATTTTGTCTTCGGGCGATAACTACATTATGGGGCCATTTTTTGCCGCCAGTGGCGATCGCTCCATGGGACCACTGCTGGGCAAAGAGAATAATGGTCGCAGCGACATTGTAATCATGAACGCCCTGGGAATTGAGGCGGCGGCCTTTGGCAACCATGAATTTGATGAAGGCACTGGACGGATCGCGGATCTCATTCAAGCCGATGATAAAGGCTATGAGGGGGCAAATTTTCCCTATTTGAGTACCAATTTAGATTTCAGTGGCGATCTCAATCTCCAGGATTTAGTCACCGAAAATGGTCAGATGGCCAATGACATTTCCCATCACATTGCCCAGAGTACCATTGTCACTGTCCAGGGAGAGCGCATTGGCCTGGTGGGGGCAACAACGCCCCTATTGAGTCGCATTTCCTCACCCGGCCCGGATATTGGTGTAGAACCGGCCAACCCTGAGGATGTCAACGCATTGGCTGCAAACCTCCAACCCGTTATTGATGATCTGACTGCTCAGGGAATTAACAAAATTATTCTCTTGGCCCACCTTCAGCAATTGCCTATGGAGGAAAGCCTCGCCCAGCAACTCAAGAACGTGGACATTATTATTGCCGGAGGCTCCCATAATATCCTGGCGGATGAAACCGATCGCCTGCGTCCCGGAGATAAGGTGGCGGGCCCTTATCCCATTATCGAAACCTCGGCCAGTGGTGAGCCAGTGGTGATCGTAAATACCGGGGCCAACTATCGCTATGTGGGTCGTCTCGTCCTCAAATTCGACCCGAAGGGCAAGGTAGACCCCAATAGTATTGATGCCAATGTCAGTGGTGCCTTTGCCAGCGATCGCCCTGGGGAACAGCCAGCGGATCCGCGCATTGTGGAAGTTACCGATGCCGTCCGTGAAATTATTATGGAAAAAGACGGGGATCTCTTTGGCAAAACCACGGTATTTTTGAATGGCAGTCGCCGGGATGTACGCACCCAGGAAACCAACCTCGGGAATTTAACCGCCGATGCCAATTTAGCCGCGGCCCGGGCGGCGGATCCAACCGTTGTCGTCTCCATTAAAAATGGCGGTGGTATCCGCGATAATATTGGTACGGTCAATGGACAAGGGGGCAACAATCCCAATGCGGGGGAAAAAATGCCCCCCATTGCCAATCCCATGGCTAACAAAAAAGATGGTGATATTTCCCGCCTCGATATTGAAAATGCCCTGCGCTTTAATAATGCCCTCAGCCTGGTTACGGTGACGGCCGAAGATTTTTTGAAACTTGTCGAGCATAGCGTTGCTGCCACGGAGTATGGCGTGACTCCCGGCCAGTTTCCCCAGATTGGTGGTTTTGCCTTTAGTTTTGATGCCCGCCGTCCCGTAGGAGAGCGTGTGCTTTCCCTGGCCATCAAGGACGATAAGGGAGCCATTCAAGATGTGATCGTCAAAGAGGGGCAATTCCAGGGCAAGGGCGATCGCCCCATTCGCCTCGTCACCCTATCCTATTTGGCCGATGGCGGTGATAGCTATCCCTTCCCGGAGATTGCTGCGGCTAATCCCAGTCGCTTTAATCGGGTTGATCTGGTGGCGAACGTCGAGGAACCCACCTTTACCACCCCCGGTACCGAGCAGTATGCCCTGGCAACCTATATGGAAAAAAACTACAGCAAGACCCCCTACACCCTTGAGGATGTTCCCCCCGACCAAGATCAGCGGATTCAAAATATGGCCCGGCGGCGGGGTGATACGGTCTTAAACCCATCCTGAGGAAAAGTCATGTCTGAGCAATGATCATGCTCGACGAAAAACCCAGTTAACCTAGCTACAGGATTTATGATTTGGGCTACATGATTTGAAAATCTAGGGGTGTGGCCATGGTCTCCGGTTGGCGGGAATCCGTAATCAGCCAATCTAGGGCCGCGGCCCGCACATCAATCGTGGTTCCAGTTTTATCGACGCAATAGCGACCAAACACCAACTTATCCACAAGTCGCACATCGGGGCCCAACCGAGAATATTCAAAAATAACGCAATTATCGACGATCGCCCCTGCACAGAGATGGCAGTTGGGGCCAATCATCGTCGGCCCAATAATCGTCACCCCATCTTCAATTTCGGTCATGCCGCCAATATAAACGGGGCCTTGAATATGCACCTTATCCCAATTCACCGCCACATTAATGCCGGTATAAATCCCAGGGGAAACTTCATGGCCAGGAATAGAAACATTGGTAACATCACCACTGAGGACACTCCGTACCGCCTGCCAATAGTCGGGAACTTTGCCAATATCAATCCACTCAAATTCCATGGGCAAGCCATAGAAGGGGGCCCCCATCTCCACTAATTTAGGAAAGAGTTGGCCACCAATGTCGTATTCCTGATTCGAGGGAATGTAGTTAATAATCTCCGGCTCAAAGATATAAATCCCGGTATTAATATTAGTGCTGAGGGCCTCTTCAACCGTTGGTTTTTCCTGGAAGGCCACAATCCGGTTGTCGTCGTCCGTGACCACCACCCCATAGCTGGACACTTGATCCTGGGGCACGGTTTTCATAATTACCGTGGCGATCGCCCCCCGTTGCCGATGCCACTTTACGGCGGCGGTGAGGTCTAAATCAATGAGGGCATCTCCGCACATCACCACAAAGGTATCGTCAAAGAAGGGATTAAAGTCTTGAATACGTTTAATTCCACCAGCGGAACCCAGGGCCTTCCCCACCAGTTCCCCATCTTCGATGTAGCCTTCAAAGGAATAGCCAATTTGTACCCCAAACCGTTGGCCATCTTGGAAATAACCTTCAATTTCATGGGCTAAATGACTCACATTCACCATGATTTCCGTAAAGCCATGTTGGCGGAGAAGTTCCACTAGGAATTCCATCACCGGCTTTTGTAAAATTGGAATCATCGGCTTGGGAATGGTGTAGGTAATTGGGCGAACTCGAGTGCCCTTCCCTGCTGCCAAAATCATCGCTTTCATGGTGCGATCGCCCGCCTCCCTTTGGTATCTAGATCACTATTGAACGTTTCGCCGGTCATCCTAGCTTAATCCACAGCATAAACCTGGCCATGAAATAATACCCGTGTAATTCCCTTTGCTTGGAGGTAGGGCATGACTTTATGGAATATCTTACCATCGGGCACTTTGATAATGGTTTTCCGCCATTGACTATCGGATGGGCGATGTAACCGCTGATTTTGCTGGGAATAGCGCAGGGCCACTGGACGACTATCAAAAATAGGTAGGGTTTCCTGGCGAGCCTCCTCCGTACTCACCTGCTCCAGTCCACGAAAATCCTGAAGGGGTCGGGTCAGGAGTTCGGATCGCTTATTGACCACCACATAGCAGGGCCGCGGCAAAAGGGCTTCTAGGAGGGGCACAATCGTTAACTGGGTTTCTGGGGATTCTTCGAGAATCTCTAGCTCATCTTCGTTAACCTCCTCATCTTCGCCATCTTCCTCTTCGTCGTCCTCATCATCATCAAACTCATCGGGATCCTCTCCCGCAAGTCCCTGAAGATCATCCTCTTCGTCCTCTTCTTCATCCTCCTCGCTGGAGACCGAGGTGGGTATGGCATTTACCACTTTTCGCTTAATGATAGGGGCCGCTGGAGCTGAGGCTGCTGGTGGTTCGGGTTCTGGGGTGATCGGAGCTGGGGCGATCGCCTCTGGGGATGGGGACACCTCTAAATCATTTACGGGTGGATCATTTGCAGGGGATGACGTCGCCGCTAACACTTTAATTGTGCGACGAATGGTATTTTCACTCACACCATAGGCTGTGGCCAGTTCTTTGATCCCGTCCCCCTGGTGATGGCGGCCAACAATTTCTTGGCGTTCGAGATCAGATAATCGCTTATAGGTCATGGGGCCATTGCTAAAACCACAGCATTACTCATTATCTATTTCTCTGTCCGACTATGCGGACTAATGTGACCATTTATCCCAAATTATTAATTTATATATCAAAAGATTTATTTTTACATGGGTCAAGCATTCTATCGTGAAAAAGGGTTAATTATAATAATGAAGGAAAACTCTACTGAGTGGTTGTATGCTGGATGCCTTTTCGATGCTTGTTCCTGTTGATGGGTCTACGGATAAAGAGCAGGCGGATAAAGATCAGGCTAGCCATCTTGCCCCATCCGTTGATCTTGGCGTTTGCATTACCATTCACGGGCACTTCTACCAACCCCCCCGGGAAAATCCCTACCTAGATGCCATTGAGCATCAGCCCAGTGCTAGCCCCTTCCATGATTGGAATGAGCGAATTTATCACGAGTGTTATCGTCCCAATGCCTTTGCCCGCATTCTCAATGACCAGGGGCAACTGATCAAGATCGTTAACAACTTTGAACATCTGAGTTTTAATATCGGCCCTACCCTCTTTAGTTGGCTAGAGCGATACGACCTAGAGGTTTACCAACGGATTATTGATGCCGATCGCCAAAGCTGTATCCGCTTCAATGGCCATGGCAATGCGATCGCCCAAGCCTATAATCACATTATTTTACCTCTAGCGAATTACCAGGATAAAGTCACCCAGATTCGCTGGGGCAAGGAAGATTTTCGCAGTCGCTTTGGCCGGGAACCGGAGGGGATGTGGTTAGCGGAAGCGGCCATTGATCGGGAGACCGTACAGGTTTTAATCCAAGAAGGCATCAAGTTTGTCATTTTAGCCCCATCCCAAGCCCAACGCTGTCGTCCCTTTGGTGCATCGGAATGGCAGGAAGTGAGTGGCAGTCAAATTGATCCGACCCGGCCCTATCGCTGCTTTTTACCGGAGGGGAATCCAAATACCGATTTTATTGACATTTTCTTTTACGACGGCCCCATTTCCCGAGATATTGGCTTTAATGATCTCCTCACCAGTTCAGAATTTCTCGCCGGTCGCTTAGGGCAGGCGGTACGGGGAGATCATCGCACAGCCCAATTAGTGTCTGTGGCAACGGATGGGGAAACCTTTGGTCATCATAAACATGGGGGCGAACGGGCCCTAGCCTATGCCTTTACGGTGGAATTTCCAAAGCGGGGTTGGACTGTTACGAACTACGCCCATTACCTCAGTTTGTCTCCCCCTACCTGGGAAGTGGAACTCAAGCCTGTGACAGCCTGGAGTTGTGCCCATGGGGTCGATCGCTGGCGAGATGACTGCGGCTGTGGTGACGGTGGCGGTTGGCATCAAAAATGGCGGCGGCCGTTGCGGGAGAGTCTGGATTGGTTGCGGGATGAACTCATTGATGTCTATGAAACCCTAGCCATTGATCTATTTCTCTGCCCCTGGGCCGCTCGCAATGAGTATATCAACATTATTCGCGATCGCAGTGAAGCCAACTTAAATCAATTTTTCCAGCACCATCAACGTCATCCCCTCAGTGCATCGGAGCGAATTGATGCCCTGCGACTGTTAGAGATGCAGCGTTATGCCCTGCTGATGTACACCAGTTGTGGCTGGTTCTTTGATGAAATTTCCCGGCCCGAGGGAGTGCAAATCCTGCGGTATGCGGCCCGGGCCATGGAACTAGCCGGGGATGTGGCCGGTGTGCAACTGGAAGCGGCCTTGGTGCGTCGCTTGAGTGAAGCCCCCAGCAATGTTGAATGCTTTGCCCACGGTGGCGAAATCTACGATCAACTGGTGAAGCCGGCCCAAATTTCCCTCCATCAGGTGGCTGCCCACTATGCCATGAATTCTCTATTTACAAGCTATCCCCGACGGCACCATCTCTACTGCTACCACATTGATCAGGGAGATTATCATCTGCAACGGATTGGCAATCTCACCCTGGCGATCGGGCAGATCAATCTTGAGTCTAGTATTACCTGTGAACACCAGTCCTTGATTTTTGCCGTCCTCCATTTAGGCGGTTGGGATTTTCACTGTGGTATTCAATCCTTTCAAGGGCGGCGGGACTATACCCAAATTAAACACAAGCTCTTAGATTCCATTGACCAGGGCAGCGCAGCCCGGGCCGTAACCGCCCTCACCCAGGTTTTTGGCCCTGAAGCCTATGGCTTAAATGATCTCTTTGCCGAAGATCGCCATCGCCTGATGCAACTCCTGACCCGTGAAACCCTCACCCGCCTTGATCAACTCTATAGCCAAGTCTACCGAGATAACTACGGGATTCTCATGGGCTTTCATCGAGATGGCCTGCCGGTTCCCCAGGAATTACAGGTGGCGGCGGCCGTGGCATTGACCCATCGAGCGGTGAACCATTTACGGGGGCTAGAGCAGGATCTCAGCGATGCCAATAATTTATCCCAGATAAGTGTGACGGGCCATCTAGGGGAACTAGCGGCGATCGCCCGGGAGGCCAAACTCCTTGGGTGTCAATTGAGCCTATCCGATGAAAAACCTCTCCTAGAGCAGCAGATCGTTCGTTTGCTTTGGCATTTTGTCCATCATCTGGATACGACCACCCTGGATAGCATTGTACCGATCCTGCAAAATATCCTGACCATTAGCCAGGCATTGGATATCCATCTCCACCTGGATCGGGCCCAAGAGTTATTTTTTGATCTGGTTCATCATCAGTTGCGAATATCCGAGAATACCACTTCTGCCCTTTCTTCCCCCTTAAGTCCCAACCATCTGCGGCAACTTCTGCAACTGGGCCATCAATTGGGTGTGGATGTGAGTTGGTGGTTAAAGAATGATAAAAATGATAGTGATATCGAAGTCGCCTAGGTTTATGGAAACGGCCTTTTGGCCGGGTCTTTCTGGGGCTTTTCTCTACTATTTCTGGTTTCTAAATTTCTAAATCCCTAGTTTGTAGAAGCTTTGGGAAGTTCCGGTAAGGCTTTTCCCAGCCAA harbors:
- a CDS encoding DUF3536 domain-containing protein, with the protein product MLVPVDGSTDKEQADKDQASHLAPSVDLGVCITIHGHFYQPPRENPYLDAIEHQPSASPFHDWNERIYHECYRPNAFARILNDQGQLIKIVNNFEHLSFNIGPTLFSWLERYDLEVYQRIIDADRQSCIRFNGHGNAIAQAYNHIILPLANYQDKVTQIRWGKEDFRSRFGREPEGMWLAEAAIDRETVQVLIQEGIKFVILAPSQAQRCRPFGASEWQEVSGSQIDPTRPYRCFLPEGNPNTDFIDIFFYDGPISRDIGFNDLLTSSEFLAGRLGQAVRGDHRTAQLVSVATDGETFGHHKHGGERALAYAFTVEFPKRGWTVTNYAHYLSLSPPTWEVELKPVTAWSCAHGVDRWRDDCGCGDGGGWHQKWRRPLRESLDWLRDELIDVYETLAIDLFLCPWAARNEYINIIRDRSEANLNQFFQHHQRHPLSASERIDALRLLEMQRYALLMYTSCGWFFDEISRPEGVQILRYAARAMELAGDVAGVQLEAALVRRLSEAPSNVECFAHGGEIYDQLVKPAQISLHQVAAHYAMNSLFTSYPRRHHLYCYHIDQGDYHLQRIGNLTLAIGQINLESSITCEHQSLIFAVLHLGGWDFHCGIQSFQGRRDYTQIKHKLLDSIDQGSAARAVTALTQVFGPEAYGLNDLFAEDRHRLMQLLTRETLTRLDQLYSQVYRDNYGILMGFHRDGLPVPQELQVAAAVALTHRAVNHLRGLEQDLSDANNLSQISVTGHLGELAAIAREAKLLGCQLSLSDEKPLLEQQIVRLLWHFVHHLDTTTLDSIVPILQNILTISQALDIHLHLDRAQELFFDLVHHQLRISENTTSALSSPLSPNHLRQLLQLGHQLGVDVSWWLKNDKNDSDIEVA